The Zavarzinella sp. sequence AGGAAACCGACAGCCTGACCGCAGTGGAACAACGCATCATTGCTGGCTTTCAGGAAATTGAACGGTTCGTTGAAGAACAGGGACGATTGCCTGAATATGCCGATGGACGGGATATTTTTGAAAAGCTTTATGCGGTGCGACTGGAGAAAATTCGCAATACCCCCGATTGCCTGAAGGTATTGCAGGGACAGGATCGCCTGGGCTTATTGACCGGATATGAAGCTGCGGAAATTTCCCCACCGACACCAGATGAAGACTTGCTGGCAGATTTAGGTGTAGATGAAAGTGAAAACGAGCTGGAAAAACTGGTTCATGTTCGGTCGCGGGAAGAAATTAACGCTGCTGAAAATATCGCCCAGAGAAATCCATGCAAGGATTTTGACATATTCAAGCCACTGTTTAAGTTTGTTCAAGAACAGCTTGCCAGCGGACAACGTGAGACAATTCCTTTTCGCGATAACGCCAGGGTGAACGTGGGTGATATGTTCATTTTGGATGGGCTGATTGTCTACGTGGCCGAAAAAGGAGAACTTTTTACCAACGAACACGGCCATCGGGACGCAAGGCTGCGGGTGATTTTTTCTAATGGTACTGAAAGCGACATGTTGTTGCGATCTTTGCAACGGGCCCTGAACAAAGACAATACCAGCCGCCGAATTCGGGAAACAGATCATGGTGGGCCACTTTTTTCAAGTGAAAGTGAATCGGACGATGAAGAAACCGGTTCCATCTATGTGCTGCGAAGCAATTCTGTTGATCCGGTAATTCAACAGAACCGCGAATCTATCCACAAAATTGGTGTTACGCGAAGAAACGTCCGCACCCGAATTAGCAACGCCAAAAAGAATACCACGTATTTATTAGCGGATGTGGAATGCGTTGCGGAATATCGGCTGGCAAACATGGAACCGGAAGGTTTAGAAGATTTGTTGCACCGTTTCTTTGCAAATGCCCGCCTGGATATTGCCATCAAAGACCGTTTTGGTGCCGATGTGGAGCCCAAAGAATGGTATCTGGTACCACTGACAGCAATCGATGATGCCATTGAGAAAATCCGCAGCGGCACGATTGAAAAGTATCACTACGATTTAGCTACTGCCAGCGTGGTCAAAAATGTTTGACGTTATGCATGTGTGGGCTGTAGGTTCACAACAACAAAATACAAACAGTGGCTAACGCCGTCGGCACACAAAGCGAAGCACAAAAAGCCCCCCTTTACGACAGAATCCCGGGGGCGGCGACTTTGATCCCCTTGAAGGCCATTTTCAGTTTCTCGGGGTCTGGGGCGAACTCCAGTGCGGTGGCTTTGTCCACGTCGCCACGTTCCACCAATTGACGCAGGTTTTCTGTGAAGTCCACCATCCCTTCCAGGTAGCCAATCCGGATGGCGTCGGGCAGCGAGCTGTCGCGGCCTTCCGCAATCAACTTCCGAATGGTGGGGTTCACAATCATCACTTCATTCGTTGGGCAGCGTGGCTTCCGCAACCCTTTGATCAGCTTTTGTGCCACCACGGCCTTCAAGTTGTTTGCCAGTGCCTGACGAATCGCATGGTGCTTATCCGGCGTGAACAAGTCGAGAATACGGTTAATCGTGGTGGCCGAACTGGATGCGTGGATGGTTCCGAACACCAAGTGACCAGTTTCCGCAGAGTGCACGGCGGCTTCGAAGGTTTCGATATCCCGCAACTCACCCACGAGGATGACGTCCGGGTCTTGCCGCACCGCATCTTTGAGGGCTTTGTGCCAGTCCTTCACATCCAGGCCAATTTCCCGCTGGTTAATGTAAGACAGCTTATCGGTAAAGGTAAACTCGATGGGGTCTTCCACCGTTAAAATGTGCAACGGTTCGCGGGACGCCACGTAATCGAGCATCGACGCAATCGTGGTACTTTTACCGGAACCTGTCACCCCCGCCAGAATCACCATCCCTTCCGAGAAGTGGCATAGTTTTTCGATACTTTCCGGCAGGCCCAGGTCTTTGAAGCTGGGGATAAAGTTATTCACACGTCGCGAAACCAGCGAAAGCTTGCCACGTTGTTTGAACAAGCTCACGCGGAAGCGGCATTCGTCTTTGCCGATCACCCACGAAAAGTCGACCCCACCTTCGTTATCCAGGATCTCGCGGTGCTGTGGCTTCAAAATCGGCAACAGTAACCGCTCCAGGTCTTCCTGGCTCAGTGGTCGCATGTCTGTTTTGCGAATGTCCCCACGCAACCGCATCATGGGTGGTTGGCCCGCCTTCAAGTGCAAGTCGCTGGCCTCCATCTTCATGACCATGCGAAAGAGTTTGTTCACTTCGGGCTCTTTCACACCTTCTGGAAGTTTATCGAGCGGTGGCACCTTTACTGGTGCAGAGATATCATCTGGAATTGCAACTGCCATAATGCTAATCCTGTCCTAATAACCAACGACTGAAAGAAATGTCATCCGAGGCACCACCTAAAGGGTTGGAATCCGCACGGCGATGCCATGATCCCGAAGATAAGCTTTCGTTTCGGGTATCGAATACTCATTATAGTGGAAGATGCTGGCAGCAAGTGCGGCATCTGCACCGATCGCCAGAGCCTGGCGTAAATGTTCGGGGTTGCCGGCACCACCACTGGCCACCACGGGAATGCCCACGGCGTGCACGATCGCTTCCAGAATGGGCAGGTCGTAACCGTTTTTGGTGCCATCAGCATCCATGGAAGTCAGCACAATCTCGCCTGCACCCAGTTCTTCCACTTGTCTGGCCCAGGCCACTGCTTCCAGTCCTGTGGGCTTTCGCCCACCATTGATGTGGACTTCCCAGAACTCTTTGCCGTCTTTCAGCACCCGCTTGGGGTCGATATTCACCACTGTGGCACATTTGCCGAACTTGCGGGAAACTTCCCGCACCAGGTTGGGGTTGGTGACCGCAGACGAATTGATGCTGACTTTCTCTGCACCGGCGTTAATGATTTCTGTGGCATCAGCCAGCGTGCGAATGCCCCCACCCACGGTAAAGGGCATGAAGATTTCGTCTGCCACGCGACGGATCATCTGAATCAGGTGCGGGCGATTTTCGTGCGTCGCCGTGATATCCAGAAACACCAGTTCATCGGCACCTTCGCGTTCGTAGCGACGTGCCACTTCCACGGGGTCGCCGGCATCCCGCAGCCCCACAAAATTGGTGCCTTTGACCACGCGACCGCGATCAACATCCAGGCAAGGGATAATCCGCTTGGTTAACATGTACAACCACTCCTACCACGATCATACCGAAGAACTCCCACGGGTGCAACGGTGAGGGTGCCTGCCCACAAGGAAAAGCGAGCAAATTCATCAAAGCCCCACGGTTGGCTGACTGGGGCTGGGGTGCATCCCTCTCACATTACAATACGAACCTGCCTTGCGGGCTTCATGACACCACGTAAGAATGAAATTTCATCCAATAGATATTTATTCCCAGAATTAATCTGCAACAGGTATTACAATGTATGACATTATTGGGGATTTGCATGGTCATGGCGACGAACTGGAAAGGTTGTTGCACCTGCTTGGCTACTCCCAGGTGCGTGGGGTGTACCAGCACCCGGAACGAAAAGTAATTTTTCTGGGTGATTGGATTGACCGTGGGCCAAAAATTAAAAAAGTATTAGAAATTGTCCGCCCAATGGTGCTGGAAAACCGTGCGTTGGCGATTCTGGGCAACCACGAATGGAACGCACTCGCCTTTCACACGGAACACCCCCATCAGGCGGGGGAATTTCTTCGCCCGCACCACGAAAAAAATGTGCGGCAACATTCCGGCACCCTGGAACAATTGTCGCCCACAGAGCTGAACCTCTATCTCGATTGGTTCCGTACCGTGCCTTTGTGGTTGGACCTGCCAGAACTGCGGGCAATTCATGCCTGTTGGGATAACGATGAGCGGAGCAAGATTGAGGCACTTTGGTCCCCACAGCGGGTGATTCACCACGAATTACTGGTGCGTGGCAGCGACCAACAGGATCCCATTTTTGCAGCCATTGAAGTGCTGCTGAAGGGCAAAGAAGTGCGGCTTCCGGGCGAGTACCACATTATTGATAAAGATGGCATCCGCCGGAAACGCACACGCACACGGTGGTATCTCTCCCCGCATGGGTTGACTTATCAGCAGTATTTGTGGGATCGGGCGGATTGCACGGAACTTCTTCCAGCAGAACTGGTTACGATCGCCCAACCTTATCCGGAAGATGCCCCACCCGTATTTGTGGGGCACTACTGGCAGTTTGCCCCCACCCCCAGTGTGCTGGCACCCAACGTGGCCTGTCTGGATTACAGTGTGGCAAAAGGTGGCTTTGCCTGTTCCTACCGGTGGGGTGGCGAAAAAGTGCTACTAAATGATAATTTTGTAATATTGCAATAAGCTGAGAAGCATACTCTATTCGGGTTTCTGGATTTCTGTTTTTACATCATCCGCCAGAAAATAAACCCACAACATGCCACCCAAAGGGCAGAAAAGCAGCAAACCTAACAGCAAACCGAGGAAGATTCCCAACCCCACCTGACGTTTTGGTGGGGCGTCTACTTCATCCCGCCTTCTTCGGCGTGGACGGTCATCGTCCTCGTCATCCTCTTCATCCCGCCTTCGTCGGCTGCGTGGGGCTGCATCATCCTCGCGGTCTTTCCCACGTGCGGCTGGGATCGATCGTTTCCCACGTGGTGCATCGTCTTCATCCTCGTCATCATCATCTCGACGAGAACGTCTTCGGGGTGGCTCCGGCTCATCATTGTCTTCATCATCCCGACGCGATTTTCGCGAAGACTGCTTTTCTTCCAGCCGATCAAACAACGATGAAGAAGATTTCTCTTTTTTGGGCTTTTCATCGCCCTCATCGGCCTTTTTTTTCGGTCGGGAAGATTCCTCATCATCGTCGTTAGTGTACCTGCGTTCT is a genomic window containing:
- a CDS encoding GIY-YIG nuclease family protein; the encoded protein is MAKRKEQVTDEDLELLGDLGVETDLEETDSLTAVEQRIIAGFQEIERFVEEQGRLPEYADGRDIFEKLYAVRLEKIRNTPDCLKVLQGQDRLGLLTGYEAAEISPPTPDEDLLADLGVDESENELEKLVHVRSREEINAAENIAQRNPCKDFDIFKPLFKFVQEQLASGQRETIPFRDNARVNVGDMFILDGLIVYVAEKGELFTNEHGHRDARLRVIFSNGTESDMLLRSLQRALNKDNTSRRIRETDHGGPLFSSESESDDEETGSIYVLRSNSVDPVIQQNRESIHKIGVTRRNVRTRISNAKKNTTYLLADVECVAEYRLANMEPEGLEDLLHRFFANARLDIAIKDRFGADVEPKEWYLVPLTAIDDAIEKIRSGTIEKYHYDLATASVVKNV
- a CDS encoding PilT/PilU family type 4a pilus ATPase encodes the protein MAVAIPDDISAPVKVPPLDKLPEGVKEPEVNKLFRMVMKMEASDLHLKAGQPPMMRLRGDIRKTDMRPLSQEDLERLLLPILKPQHREILDNEGGVDFSWVIGKDECRFRVSLFKQRGKLSLVSRRVNNFIPSFKDLGLPESIEKLCHFSEGMVILAGVTGSGKSTTIASMLDYVASREPLHILTVEDPIEFTFTDKLSYINQREIGLDVKDWHKALKDAVRQDPDVILVGELRDIETFEAAVHSAETGHLVFGTIHASSSATTINRILDLFTPDKHHAIRQALANNLKAVVAQKLIKGLRKPRCPTNEVMIVNPTIRKLIAEGRDSSLPDAIRIGYLEGMVDFTENLRQLVERGDVDKATALEFAPDPEKLKMAFKGIKVAAPGILS
- the hisF gene encoding imidazole glycerol phosphate synthase subunit HisF: MLTKRIIPCLDVDRGRVVKGTNFVGLRDAGDPVEVARRYEREGADELVFLDITATHENRPHLIQMIRRVADEIFMPFTVGGGIRTLADATEIINAGAEKVSINSSAVTNPNLVREVSRKFGKCATVVNIDPKRVLKDGKEFWEVHINGGRKPTGLEAVAWARQVEELGAGEIVLTSMDADGTKNGYDLPILEAIVHAVGIPVVASGGAGNPEHLRQALAIGADAALAASIFHYNEYSIPETKAYLRDHGIAVRIPTL
- a CDS encoding metallophosphoesterase, which translates into the protein MYDIIGDLHGHGDELERLLHLLGYSQVRGVYQHPERKVIFLGDWIDRGPKIKKVLEIVRPMVLENRALAILGNHEWNALAFHTEHPHQAGEFLRPHHEKNVRQHSGTLEQLSPTELNLYLDWFRTVPLWLDLPELRAIHACWDNDERSKIEALWSPQRVIHHELLVRGSDQQDPIFAAIEVLLKGKEVRLPGEYHIIDKDGIRRKRTRTRWYLSPHGLTYQQYLWDRADCTELLPAELVTIAQPYPEDAPPVFVGHYWQFAPTPSVLAPNVACLDYSVAKGGFACSYRWGGEKVLLNDNFVILQ